One window of the Rissa tridactyla isolate bRisTri1 chromosome 9, bRisTri1.patW.cur.20221130, whole genome shotgun sequence genome contains the following:
- the RBM41 gene encoding RNA-binding protein 41 isoform X2, with protein MRRVNSSLSNDELLLEDLETEGERQLKSLLHHQLDTTVSIEQCKSKRRCFAPAAFYKPFGEEAAGALTLSQFQALQESNKETASLRELGLSDSEILLWKNRASTGKGSGLGAAPEATQDRLHAIQEKMEERQRILALPQRFAGSKQLSRREMEIENALFQGTDRHSFLRALYHEDDTQKRVTDEKDPMVHLDSVYQELLSKKCPGEVQPTKSEPCLCPSLAPHGPVAEEPSLPDQEEQAEQARSPSLSATRPNQSPPTLTIIKEPVEFVPEEEICKNRLSEEELRNIPRFSSYHPGEPNKVLYLKNLGSRVTMKDLVSLFARFQKEDSPPIQFRLLSGRMRGQAFITFPDIQSAQDAMLLVNGYNLQGKPLVIEFGKSKRRLPEAESAIPCSSAGENPPAT; from the exons atGCGGAG GGTCAACAGCAGCCTGTCCAACGATGAGCTCCTCCTGGAAGACTTGGAGACAGAAGGAGAGAGGCAGCTGAAGAGCCTCCTTCACCATCAGCTCGATACCACTGTATCCATCGAGCA GTGTAAGTCAAAGCGGAGATGCTTTGCCCCTGCAGCTTTCTACAAGCCTTTTGGGGAAGAGGCTGCAGGGGCTTTGACCTTGTCGCAGTTCCAGGCCCTGCAGGAGAGCAACAAAGAAACTGCCTCTCTCCGGGAACTGGGGCTCTCCGATTCGGAGATCCTGCTCTGGAAGAACCGGGCATCAACAGGGAAG GGCTCTGGTCTGGGAGCAGCCCCGGAGGCCACGCAGGACCGACTCCATGCGATCCAGGAGAAGATGGAAGAGCGTCAGCGCATACTCGCTCTGCCCCAGAGGTTTGCTGGCAGCAAGCAGCTGAGCCGGCGGGAGATGGAGATTGAAAATGCCCTCTTTCAGGGAACAGACCGCCACTCCTTCCTCCGGGCACTCTACCATGAAG ATGATACTCAGAAGAGGGTAACAGATGAAAAGGACCCCATGGTTCATCTGGACAGCGTCTACCAAGAGCTGCTGAGCAAAAAGTGTCCTGGAGAAGTCCAGCCTACCAAGAGTGAGCCATGCTTGTGCCCTTCCCTAGCCCCGCATGGGCCTGTAGCTGAGGAACCATCGCTTCCAGACCAGGAAGAGCAGGCAGAACAGGCAAGAAGTCCCAGCCTTTCTGCAACAAGGCCCAACCAGTCCCCTCCAACACTGACAATTATCAAAGAGCCTGTAGAGTTTGTCCCAGAAGAGGAGATCTGCAAGAACCGTCTCTCAGAGGAAGAACTCCGGAATATACCCAGGTTCTCGTCCTACCATCCTGGGGAGCCCAACAAG GTGCTGTATTTGAAGAACCTGGGCTCTCGAGTGACGATGAAGGACCTGGTGTCCTTGTTTGCTCGGTTCCAGAAAGAGGACAGCCCACCGATCCAGTTCCGCCTCCTGAGCGGCCGTATGAGGGGTCAGGCTTTCATCACCTTCCCTG ATATTCAGTCGGCCCAGGACGCCATGCTGTTGGTGAACGGGTACAATCTGCAGGGGAAGCCACTGGTGATTGAATTTGGGAAAAGCAAGAGGCGTTTGCCAGAGGCTGAGTCTGCCATCCCCTGCTCCTCGGCTGGAGAGAATCCCCCTGCCACGTAA
- the RBM41 gene encoding RNA-binding protein 41 isoform X1, producing MAAGCLMAWLSGPPWLGSGAPSSSAEAQDVGALPPKEGVNSSLSNDELLLEDLETEGERQLKSLLHHQLDTTVSIEQCKSKRRCFAPAAFYKPFGEEAAGALTLSQFQALQESNKETASLRELGLSDSEILLWKNRASTGKGSGLGAAPEATQDRLHAIQEKMEERQRILALPQRFAGSKQLSRREMEIENALFQGTDRHSFLRALYHEDDTQKRVTDEKDPMVHLDSVYQELLSKKCPGEVQPTKSEPCLCPSLAPHGPVAEEPSLPDQEEQAEQARSPSLSATRPNQSPPTLTIIKEPVEFVPEEEICKNRLSEEELRNIPRFSSYHPGEPNKVLYLKNLGSRVTMKDLVSLFARFQKEDSPPIQFRLLSGRMRGQAFITFPDIQSAQDAMLLVNGYNLQGKPLVIEFGKSKRRLPEAESAIPCSSAGENPPAT from the exons ATGGCTGCGGGGTGCCTGATGGCATGGCTCTCGGGCCCCCCATGGCTTGGCTCTGGGGCgcccagcagctcagcagaagcCCAGGATGTAGGAGCTCTGCCTCCAAAGGAGGG GGTCAACAGCAGCCTGTCCAACGATGAGCTCCTCCTGGAAGACTTGGAGACAGAAGGAGAGAGGCAGCTGAAGAGCCTCCTTCACCATCAGCTCGATACCACTGTATCCATCGAGCA GTGTAAGTCAAAGCGGAGATGCTTTGCCCCTGCAGCTTTCTACAAGCCTTTTGGGGAAGAGGCTGCAGGGGCTTTGACCTTGTCGCAGTTCCAGGCCCTGCAGGAGAGCAACAAAGAAACTGCCTCTCTCCGGGAACTGGGGCTCTCCGATTCGGAGATCCTGCTCTGGAAGAACCGGGCATCAACAGGGAAG GGCTCTGGTCTGGGAGCAGCCCCGGAGGCCACGCAGGACCGACTCCATGCGATCCAGGAGAAGATGGAAGAGCGTCAGCGCATACTCGCTCTGCCCCAGAGGTTTGCTGGCAGCAAGCAGCTGAGCCGGCGGGAGATGGAGATTGAAAATGCCCTCTTTCAGGGAACAGACCGCCACTCCTTCCTCCGGGCACTCTACCATGAAG ATGATACTCAGAAGAGGGTAACAGATGAAAAGGACCCCATGGTTCATCTGGACAGCGTCTACCAAGAGCTGCTGAGCAAAAAGTGTCCTGGAGAAGTCCAGCCTACCAAGAGTGAGCCATGCTTGTGCCCTTCCCTAGCCCCGCATGGGCCTGTAGCTGAGGAACCATCGCTTCCAGACCAGGAAGAGCAGGCAGAACAGGCAAGAAGTCCCAGCCTTTCTGCAACAAGGCCCAACCAGTCCCCTCCAACACTGACAATTATCAAAGAGCCTGTAGAGTTTGTCCCAGAAGAGGAGATCTGCAAGAACCGTCTCTCAGAGGAAGAACTCCGGAATATACCCAGGTTCTCGTCCTACCATCCTGGGGAGCCCAACAAG GTGCTGTATTTGAAGAACCTGGGCTCTCGAGTGACGATGAAGGACCTGGTGTCCTTGTTTGCTCGGTTCCAGAAAGAGGACAGCCCACCGATCCAGTTCCGCCTCCTGAGCGGCCGTATGAGGGGTCAGGCTTTCATCACCTTCCCTG ATATTCAGTCGGCCCAGGACGCCATGCTGTTGGTGAACGGGTACAATCTGCAGGGGAAGCCACTGGTGATTGAATTTGGGAAAAGCAAGAGGCGTTTGCCAGAGGCTGAGTCTGCCATCCCCTGCTCCTCGGCTGGAGAGAATCCCCCTGCCACGTAA
- the CLDN2 gene encoding claudin-2 yields MVSMGLQLLGYAVAFLGYIGTLTATLLPTWKTSSYIGSSIVTAVSFTKGLWMECATYSTGITQCDIYSSLLNLPADIQAAQALMVSSCAVSSLACLLTIVGMRCTVFSQGSPGKDRVAVAGGVVFILGGLLCFIPLVWNIHVVLRDFHNPVLPDSIKFELGEALYLGIISSLLSLIGGFILCTSCPSRDTTATYTSTYQPRLLAGKSPRPSVSQAQKTKSELNSYNLTGYV; encoded by the coding sequence ATGGTGTCCATGGGACTCCAGCTGCTGGGCTATGCCGTGGCCTTCCTGGGCTACATTGGCACGCTGACGGCCACGCTGCTGCCCACCTGGAAGACCAGCTCCTACATCGGGTCCAGCATCGTGACGGCCGTGAGCTTCACCAAGGGGCTGTGGATGGAGTGTGCCACCTACAGCACGGGCATCACCCAGTGCGACATCTACAGCTCCCTGCTCAACCTGCCCGCCGACATCCAGGCAGCCCAAGCCCTGATGGTGAGCTCCTGCGCCGTCTCCTCCCTCGCCTGCCTCCTCACCATCGTGGGCATGAGGTGCACCGTCTTCAGCCAGGGCTCGCCAGGCAAGGACCGGGTGGCGGTGGCGGGCGGCGTGGTCTTCATCCtcggggggctgctctgcttcaTCCCGCTGGTGTGGAACATCCACGTGGTGCTGCGGGATTTCCACAATCCCGTCCTCCCCGACAGCATAAAGTTTGAGCTCGGGGAGGCACTTTACCTGGGCAtcatctcctccctcctctccctcatcGGTGGCTTCATCCTCTGCACCTCCTGCCCTTCCCGGGACACAACGGCCACGTACACAAGCACCTACCAGCCCCGGCTGCTGGCAGGCAAGAGCCCCCGGCCCTCCGTTAGCCAGGCACAGAAGACCAAGAGCGAGCTCAACTCCTACAACCTGACAGGATACGTGTAG